The segment TGATGCAGATGGAGATTGAGGAAGCTGCACTCAAAAAAGAGACCGACGACGCCAGCGCCCGCCGCCTGGAGAACCTCCAGCGGGAGCTGGCTGACCTCAAGGAGAAGCATCTGGAGATGACGGCCCGCTGGGAGAAGGAGAAATCGGCCATTCAGGGCATCCGCGACCTGAAGAAGCGTCTGGAGCAGGCCCGCAAGGATCTGGTCGATGCGCAGGAGATCTATGATCTCAACAAATCGGCTGAATTAAGCTATGGCATTATTCCTGATCTGGAGCGGCAGCTTAAGGGCGCAGAGGAAGCGGCGCAGCAGGACCAGGAGACCCGGCTGCTGCGAGAAGCTGTGACCGAGGAGGAAATCGCCGATATTGTCTCACGCTGGACGGGAGTTCCCGTAAGCAGACTGGTGGAAGGCGAACGGGATAAGCTGCTGCGGCTGGAAGATACGCTGCATGAGCGGGTAGTCGGGCAGGATGAGGCGGTCCGGCTGGTAGCCGATGCTGTTCTTCGGGCTAGAGCCGGCATCAAGGACCCGAACCGTCCGATCGGCTCGTTCCTGTTCCTCGGGCCGACCGGGGTCGGGAAGACGGAGCTGGCCAAAGCACTGGCGGTATCGCTGTTCGACCGCGAGGACGGCATGATCCGTATCGATATGTCGGAGTACATGGAGAAGCATAGTGTCTCCCGTCTCGTAGGCGCTCCTCCCGGATATGTCGGCTATGAAGAAGGCGGCCAGCTGACGGAAGCAGTGCGCCGCCAGCCGTATACGGTGGTCCTGCTCGACGAGGTAGAGAAGGCGCACCCGGATGTGTTCAACATTCTGCTGCAGCTGCTGGATGACGGGCGGCTGACCGACTCGCAGGGCCGGGTGGTTGACTTCAAGAACACGATCATCATCATGACCTCCAACATCGGCTCGCCGCATCTGATTCAGGGCACGGATGACAATGGCGAGCTGACAGAAGCTGTTAAGGACCGGGTCATGAAGGAGCTGAGCGGGCATTTCCGTCCAGAGTTCCTCAACCGGGTGGATGATATCGTAATGTTCAAGCCGCTGACACTGGGCGAGACCCAGAGAATTGTGGTTAAGCTGGTAGATGGCCTGCGTCTGCGCCTCTCCGAGCGGAACATCGGGCTGGTCCTCAGCGACCAGGCGGTCCGCTTCATTGCCGAAGAAGGCTTCGATTCCGTCTATGGCGCCAGACCGCTGAAGCGGTTCATCCAGCGCAGTCTGGAGACCCGGGTAGCGCGCGCGCTGATCGCCGGAGAAGCGGAGGAAGGCTCAGTGATGACGGTGGACGAAGCGGACGGCGAGCTGACTGTTGCAATAGCGAAATCAGAGTCTGAGAAGACAGTAGGATTAATGTAAAATGTAATGGGCCCCGGCGCCTCCCCTAAGGAGGTAGCGGCAATCTACAAAGCATCCACATAAAAAGCGTTCTGCCTTATTGAGGCAGGAGCGCTTTTTATATTATTCGACTTAAATCCTGCTAGAAATACAACATTCCTTTAAAGCCCCCTAATCACTTTGGACACTTTCAGGCTAGACAATCTACCATCAAATTAGCTGGAGGTCGTCCGTATGAGAGTGAAGCACAGCAAGTTTGACGAATCTGATTGTATACGAAAAACCGAACACAATGGGTGCCGCTGCGCGGAGGGAAGGGCCCCATGCATCACAGGCAGTAACATTTTAAGAGGAATCCTGCCAAAAGTGCAACATTACTGTCCCCAAGAAGCGCTCTATGCTGAAATCCTGCACAAAATGCAACAAATTCAGCGCTAACTTGCTCTAAACACCGAAATTTGTGCAAATCATGCAACAATGTACTTCAACCCGTAAAAGGGATAGAGAAATCCTGCAAAAACTGCAATATTACCATACTGCTCCTTAAAAGCGGCCGGTGAGAGAGGCATTAGCATTCTCGCTGAAACGTTACCGTCCTTTAAAAGGACGGCAAAGCCGTTTCCGCTTGCGCGACCGAAAGTCAGCAGCTGTGTTTGTTCCGCAAAGTGTTTGCCTTCTATTGATTCATATCACCTCGCTTAATAGGTCTTTGGTATAGTCCAACCAGCATCTGACTGAGACTATGCGACGATTTTTTGTAAATATGTGGTTGAAATGTTGTCATGGAGGGGGCTGCCGGGTAATAGAAATGATTAGAACTTTCGAATATGGCTGGATTTGAAGCAGAAGCCAAGGAAACGGAGGGAGAGATCATGGCGGCACAGACGGTATCCGGGATCAGCCCGGTACAGGCCACTACAGCTTACGGCAGCACACAGAGTGATGTCAGTTCTCTGGAGAAGCAGCGCAACCGGCTGCTGATGGAGCTGGACAAGGTGAATGCGGCGCAGGGCGGAGAGATGCAGACTCCTTATCGCCGGGAGCAGCTGCAGCGGCAAATACGGCAGCTGGAGGCCCATCTGGTGCAGAAAAGCGGGAGTACCGCTTCGGCTTCATTTGTACCTGCTCCCCCGCTTCAGGATCATACTCCGCCCTGGCGGACTGAGGGAAAGGGAGGCCTTAAGGGCATCGGTCTGACCGATCCCCGGACAGCGACGGTAGACGCAGAAGGCCATTTCGATGCGTTGATTTAGATAAGGGAAAAGTGAACCCAATCCTTCCCTTTGACCGCGTTCATGTTTTCAAAGAAGCTTTGACCGCGTTTGTTGTTAGTAGAAGTAATCCAAGTCATGTTGGCATATCCATGATTCTGTGAGTACTGTTGTAGTGATATATTTCCTGAAGTTTATTGGCAAAAAAAGAAGAAGCTCCGATAGGGAGCTTCTTTCTCTCTTCTTATGACTTAGCCCTCCGCCTTATTCGCTCCAATTCACCAGCCGGGGATTCGGGTCAAGGATAGACTGATACTGCTCCTTCCAGCCGTACTCGGCATCCGGGTCCAGCAGCATATAACGCAGATACTTCTCCAGCCTGAATTCCGGCTTCGACCAGCCAAGGTGCTTCAGGCGCAGGTTGCTTAACTGATGGGGCAGCTCGAAGATATTCTCCGGAAGCCGCCCGCAGTGCTGCGGAAGATCATTCCAGGCATAGGTGAAGTCTTCCCGGTAACGGAGCAGGAACGGGCGGTAGCTCTGGTGGGCCTGCCAGTACATATCCTCGCGGTAACTTGCCTCATCCCAGAAGTCGTAGAGCCGGAAGCAGAATAAGTCACAGTCCTCTGTCCGCAGCAGAGAGTCTACCTCCTCTGGAAAACATGACTCGAACAGCTCATCTCCGTCCAGATTAAGAATCCACTCCGGACGGGCCTTAACCACCGCCTCCCACTGCTGCTTGCGCAGCTCCGATTCATTATGGAAG is part of the Paenibacillus sp. FSL M7-0420 genome and harbors:
- the clpB gene encoding ATP-dependent chaperone ClpB; the protein is MDFNKLTQKLQEAVAEAQSLAASGGHQEIDNLHLLKALLQQNEGLLPRLLQKMNVPAAELLQGTEALLQRKPSVSGSGAGTMRRYASPALIAMLEQAEQEAAKMHDEFVAVEHAVLAMVSDTGSGSRELRGLFTSRGVTREKLLGVLAEIRGHQRVTSREPEATYEVLEKYGRDLVAEVRAGKIDPVIGRDAEIRRVIRILSRKTKNNPVLIGEPGVGKTAIVEGLAHRIVRRDVPEGLKDKTIFSLDMSALIAGAKYRGEFEERLQAVLKEIRESDGRIILFIDELHTIVGAGKTEGAMDAGNMLKPMLARGELHCIGATTLDEYRKYIEKDPALERRFQQVLVSEPDVEDTISILRGLKERFEVHHGVKIYDSALVAAGVLSNRYITDRFLPDKAIDLVDEACAMIRTEIDSMPGEMDEVTRRLMQMEIEEAALKKETDDASARRLENLQRELADLKEKHLEMTARWEKEKSAIQGIRDLKKRLEQARKDLVDAQEIYDLNKSAELSYGIIPDLERQLKGAEEAAQQDQETRLLREAVTEEEIADIVSRWTGVPVSRLVEGERDKLLRLEDTLHERVVGQDEAVRLVADAVLRARAGIKDPNRPIGSFLFLGPTGVGKTELAKALAVSLFDREDGMIRIDMSEYMEKHSVSRLVGAPPGYVGYEEGGQLTEAVRRQPYTVVLLDEVEKAHPDVFNILLQLLDDGRLTDSQGRVVDFKNTIIIMTSNIGSPHLIQGTDDNGELTEAVKDRVMKELSGHFRPEFLNRVDDIVMFKPLTLGETQRIVVKLVDGLRLRLSERNIGLVLSDQAVRFIAEEGFDSVYGARPLKRFIQRSLETRVARALIAGEAEEGSVMTVDEADGELTVAIAKSESEKTVGLM